A DNA window from Archocentrus centrarchus isolate MPI-CPG fArcCen1 chromosome 15, fArcCen1, whole genome shotgun sequence contains the following coding sequences:
- the ogfrl1 gene encoding opioid growth factor receptor-like protein 1: MGNLVGSWRFKEPSTIEECDSTWGSDSESEEPAAEDDSGISDSVSPAKSERAAGHAGDATPQLTDSPESVPKMKRSFYAARDLYKYRHSYPNFKRSRQPNEYRNLRFYLNKIPLVPDGIYIEEILSKWRGDYDKLEHNHTYIQWLFPLREQGLNFYAHELTQDEIKEFQSTREAKRRFLAAYSLMLDFYGVKLLDKSGNVARAPNWQERFQHLNESHHNYLRITRILKSLGELGYEAFKAPLVRFFLEESLCHGTLHNMQHSILEYYVYTIRLPATRRRLLRYARQHYRPAHAFLWGPPPKKRGGGAGGSVGAGSSGIRAPAPTPEQQRRGKENTTSTSASSGNIVSSHNAMMCHEPAEGGLKGCTGLGSNMEGMLMMVGARGERNEYNEMVPL; this comes from the exons ATGGGAAACCTGGTGGGCAGCTGGCGTTTCAAGGAGCCGAGCACGATTGAGGAATGTGACTCGACGTGGGGATCGGACTCGGAGAGCGAGGAGCCGGCGGCTGAAGATGATAGCGGCATCTCCGACTCCGTCAGCCCGGCGAAGAGCGAGAGGGCCGCGGGACACGCGGGAGACGCCACACCGCAG CTGACTGACTCCCCAGAGTCTGTTCCAAAGATGAAGAGGAGTTTCTATGCTGCCAGGGACCTCTACAAATACCGGCACAGCTACCCg AACTTCAAAAGGTCCCGGCAACCCAATGAGTACCGCAACCTGCGCTTCTACCTGAACAAGATCCCTCTAGTGCCCGATG GTATCTACATAGAGGAGATTCTCTCTAAGTGGAGAGGCGACTATGACAAACTGGAGCACAATCACACCTACATTCAGTG GCTGTTCCCATTAAGAGAACAAGGGCTCAACTTCTACGCACATGAACTGACTCAGGACGAGATCAAA GAATTCCAAAGCACTCGGGAAGCGAAGCGGAGATTCCTGGCGGCCTATTCCCTCATGTTGGACTTCTATGGCGTCAAACTGCTGGATAAGAGTGGCAATGTTGCTCGGGCCCCCAACTGGCAGGAGCGCTTCCAGCACCTTAATGA aTCCCACCACAACTACCTGCGGATTACTCGCATCCTGAAGTCCTTGGGTGAGCTTGGTTATGAGGCCTTTAAGGCCCCACTGGTTCGCTTCTTCCTAGAGGAGTCGCTGTGCCACGGCACCCTGCACAACATGCAGCACAGCATCCTGGAGTACTACGTCTACACCATCCGCCTGCCGGCCACCCGCCGACGCCTGCTCCGCTATGCCCGCCAACACTACAGACCGGCCCACGCTTTCCTCTGGGGACCGCCACCTAAAAAGCGAGGTGGTGGCGCTGGAGGTAGTGTGGGTGCTGGAAGTAGTGGTATTAGGGCGCCTGCTCCAACACCAGAGCAACAGAGGAGGGGGAAGGAGAACACCACCTCCACATCTGCGAGTAGTGGAAATATTGTGTCTTCTCACAATGCCATGATGTGCCATGAGCCGGCTGAAGGAGGACTCAAGGGCTGCACGGGACTCGGTTCCAACATGGAGGGAATGCTGATGATGGTGGGAGCTAGAGGAGAGAGGAATGAATACAATGAGATGGTTCCTTTGTAG